DNA from Scheffersomyces stipitis CBS 6054 chromosome 1, whole genome shotgun sequence:
TCTACACAACAGTATTTTCTCTTCTATAAACCTCCCAATCTATTGTTAACATTCTTAGCCTGAATATACGAGATACCACATTTCTAACGGTTCCAACCAGACACAAATTGGCAACCCGTGAGGAAGCCAGAACATGCGAAAAAAAGACAGACTCCAGAATAGTCACCTCGAGCCTTTCTGCTCTGTACGAATTCCTCCAGCTCCAGTCGCTTTCCCTTCATCAACTTTCCTACCCCATAAACCGGCTCTTATCCCCAGACTTAACTATGGCATCATGCGCCAGTCACCTGCTATCGGAGCTCCTGCAGATAGCACAAAGCCATACATGACTTCTTATCAGACGCTTCAAAAATTAGCCCTAATCTTTCcgtcttcttttccaattaCACTGTCAGAGGCTGTATTGAATTGCTAGCGAAAATGGGTCTCTTGTCAATCTTGACGTAAGTATAGCTGTTGAAGACAAATCGCAAAAATAAATGGATGGGGCGAGAGCGAGATTTGCCATCTGGATCAGTACAATAGTTCACAAAGAAGACCTAGAAGAAAGATAAAGAGAAAAGACTATTCATGTAAGACCGCACCTTCACGAATAAATGCAGCATCCACACATTATCGGACAATAAGGAATAGCATCATGGATCCTATTGATATGTAATTGTGTACTGTATCATTTACCATTGATAAGGATAAGAATCTGTGCGCTCTTCCTCCCGATGAAGCACACGTAGTCGATATCAATTCCCTAGTCTTTACCGAGAGAAAGATTTCACAATAGATTTCACAATAAGGTATTCACAATATCAACAGCTCAATACAAATGATAGAGAGAGAAGGATTACTCTTGTTATTAAATCTCAATTGCATAAGCTTGTTCTCTTTCATTACTAGTCTGATTTCACGACTGTTCATCCATTCTAAACACATACTAACCTCCGCAGCACTATTGTCTCTACAGTATACCCTGTTCTTGCCTCCTACAGGGCCATTGAAAGCTACACAAAGTATGTCACGATTGTTGATTCGGGAAAAATCAAGGTCGGTGGCATATCTGTTCCATTCAGTTTgcttttgaagaaagaggGTGCTCCCTCGGATGCTTTCAACGAAGCTGCCTTGCAGTTCCATTTGCTTTCTATCCAGAAATGGTTCATATACTGGATTGTTTTGGCTGTCTCTCAGCTAGTGGAAACtttattgttcttgaaacaCTTGGTTCCTCTCTATTCAGTCTTCAAACTCCTTTTCACCGTGTGGTTGGTTCTTCCCTTatttctttccatttcgGCACTGCTTGAGGCTCAGGCTGATGCATCTAAAACGTTTGACAACACTGAAGACTGGATTAATTTCACCAAATCTGGTGCCGGCTTGATCTACTTTTCATATATAAAACCTTGGATCGAAGGAAATTTTGACAATCTCGAGAATCTCAatctcaacttctcttcGTTGACGTCTTTGTTCGGCTTGGTGTCAAGATTTGGCTCTGTTGCCATGCTTAGAGAAGCCGACAACAGCAATGCGGACTTGTCGCGTGGTCCTGAAGCAACAGAATACTCCAACAATGTATTGGATAGTTCGTACGTAATGGTCATGAAcatcagaaacagattTGGCTACGGAAAGGAAGAGGACAAAGACGACAAGGGTACCTCTACTTCGACCACAGAAGTTTTTGACGAGATAGTGAATGCAGCCAGCGACAGATTGACTCAGAGAAAAACTTCCGGGAGCACTGCCGATGGATCCAGCCCCTCAACTAAGTCGAAGAGCGGCTGGCTCTGGTAAATGGATTATTTTCTTAGAGATTTTCAAGTATTTTAATGTTTATGCTTTATTCTGGTTTGTGAGGTTTTAATGGTTTCTTGCGGTTGTTgagttctgtttctttttTACTATATATTTATTAAGATATTAGTGTCTTTTGTATGATAAGCTAATAAATGTTAATGATAAATTAACTGTTGTAAGTTTATTGTATATACATGATGGGGATGACTATGTAGGTATGTTCTATAGATATCATTTCAGATGAAGTTCACAAGAACAACGACAATCAAATTATGACAAAGCTCATGGGATAACACCAATGGATAAGATCAGATTAGCCTTGGTATGATTTAAGATTAGTAGTTGTGttacaagttcaagaacttggataCCAACTCTCTATCAGCCTGAGACTCCACTCTCTCAGTGTGATTCTTAACGAGAGACTCACCCTGCTTCTTTACTTTATCACTGACAAATACGTTAGGCAAAGGTTCAGTCTTGTAAATTCCTCCAAAGGTATCGATAGGTTTCAATTGGTCGGAACCAGCACGGTTTTTCTGGATCATGGTTTCggattcttcttcacgTTGGTATTCGGCCAATTCGACCAATTCAGCATCTACTTCGGGCCACACAAAGGGTTCGGCCATATCgatcgtcatcttcttgtactGAGGACCTCTGTAACGAGCATAGTCGTATGGACCTCTGACGAATTTGGCATGGAGCAACTGGACAGTCACGTTCAACGCTCTCAAGCCATACACGTGCCACAAGTAGTCTCTCAAATCCATTTTGTTCATGCTCTTAGGAACCAAGAATTTAGCCTGGTAGGGTGAATGTTTAGCATTGGGTCTCAACAAGCAGATTCTACCTTGTGGAAAGTAGATCTGGTTTTCGCCTATGCGGAAATGAGCTTGACCGAGGGCTACTTCATCCTGGAACTTTTCGAAGTTTCTACGGGCAATCTGGTCGGAATTCGATCTGTACTTGATAGGCACCGGCTTGTTATTGGCGATGTACTTCTGCTTGATTTCTGTGGAAGGGAACAAGGTGTTTTTCACTTGTTGCGAAAGAAGCGGTTCACGGTCCTTTCTGAAGCCGTATCTGGGCTTCTCAAGTTCAACGTCGTTGACGTTGAGCTTGGGGTAGTTCTTAGCCAGGTGCTTGAAGTGGAGGGCTCTGGTGAACACGGACTGGAGAGCTCTATTagacattcttgaagaattaatGAAAGTGGTTGAAAATTAAAGGGAAAAGGAGACAGACGGGTTGTATACGGTATGGTGATGATATTAGCTGAGCTATACAGAAGCGGAGATGGCTTCTGTGTGTGGGACTATGGATATGGGCGTGATGAATAGCTGTTgaacaatttttcagaaaaaAATGGAACAaaaatgaattgaaaaattattgAAATGCGAATTAAttcccatagttaagaagGATGCGCATAGTTAAGAATTCATACAGAGAATAGCGAAACAGATTACAAAAAAAGTATTTACAATTGATAAATATAAGAATATGAATACTTAGCATTCATATTGTTAAGAATGCCACTTATAACAGTATCATATTTATGATTATGGAATGAGCAGTGGGTGATTCGTATAGTTAAGAGTTTCAATGGTGATAACTCTCTTAGTTGAGAGTGCGCACACTTCGCGTAGAAGTATTATCTTTTTTCGGTCACATGACTGTGTCGTGCCCCAGCCATTCGTTGAGATTCTGAGAATTTTCcacttcaacaataactAAATAGCATAAGCAACTCTCCACTACTTCCCTTTCTTGCCAGTTCGACTATCCGTATCCAGAATGGACTCCCAAGACGATCCCTATTTGTACGACGACGGCGATGCCCAGAGCATTACGCCCGAAGACTGCTGGACGGTGATCCTGTCTTTTTTTCAGGAAAAAGGTTTGGTCTCCCAGCAGTTGGACTCGTTTGACGAGTTCATCGAGACAACCATCCAGGAGTTGGTGTGGGAGGATTCGCATTTGATTCTCGACCAGCCAGCTCAACATACTTCCGAAGATGACCACGAGAACAGACGTTACGAAATCACATTTGGCAAGATCTACATCTCTAAGCCTATGCAGACAGAAGGCGATGGTACCACTCATCCCATGTTCCCTCAAGAAGCCCGTTTGAGAAACTTAACTTACTCCTCACCTTTGTATGTAGACATGACCAAAAAGGTGTTCAAGTCCGATGACAACAGACGGAAGGAAAACGAGTTGGAATGGgtagaagaaaaggtagaagatgaagaaccTCAACAAAAGGTCTTTTTGGGTAAAGTACCCATCATGTTGCGGTCCAAGTTCTGTATGTTGCGTGATTTAGGTGAACACGAGTTCTTCGAGTTGAAAGAGTGCCCTTACGATATGGGAGGCTACTTTGTCATCAACGGTTCGGAAAAGGTGTTGATTGCCCAAGAGAGAAGTGCTGCAaatattgttcaagtatTCAAGAAGGCTGCTCCTTCTCCTATTTCTCATGTTGCAGAAATAAGACTGGCTCTTGAAAAGGGTTCGCGTTTGATTTCGTCGATGCAAATCAAATTGTACGGTAGAGACGAAAAGGGAACGTCTGGTAGAACGATCAAGGCTACATTGCCTTACATCAAGGAAGACATTCCTATCGTAATCGTATTCAGAGCGTTGGGTGTAGTCCCCGACGGAGACATCTTAGAACACATCTGTTACGATGCTAATGATTGGCAGATGTTGGAGATGTTGAAACCCTGTGTGGAAGAAGGGTTTGTaattcaagaaagagaagtcgctcttgatttcattggTAGAAGAGGTGTTTTAGGTatcagaagagaaaaacgTATCCAGTATGCTAAGGATATCTTGCAGAAAGAGTTGTTGCCTAATATCACACAGGAAGAGGGCTTTGAGTCTAGAAAGGCATTCTTCTTAGGTTACATGGTCAACagattgttgttgtgtgcattggaaagaaaggagCCAGACGACAGAGACCACTTTGGTAAAAAGAGATTGGATTTAGCTGGACCCTTATTGGCCAACTTGTTCCGTATTCTCTTCAGAAAGTTAACCAAAGATATATACAACTACATGCAGAGATGCGTAGAAAACGACAAAGAATTCAATTTGACGTTGGCCGTCAAGTCCCAAACCATAACCGATGGTTTACGTTACTCTTTGGCTACAGGTAACTGGGGTGAACAGAAGAAGGCCATGTCGTCCCGTGCTGGTGTATCTCAAGTTTTGAATCGTTACACATACTCATCTACCTTGTCACATttgagaagaacaaataCTCCTATTGGACGTGATGGTAAGATCGCCAAGCCCAGACAGTTGCATAACACTCACTGGGGATTAGTATGTCCAGCAGAAACGCCTGAAGGACAGGCGTGTGGGTTGGTTAAGAACTTGTCTTTAATGACATGTATTTCAGTTGGTACACCTTCTGAGCCTATCTTATACTTTTTGGAAGAATGGGGTATGGAGCCTTTGGAGGATTATGTTCCTTCTAATTCTCCTGACTCGACCAGAGTGTTCGTAAACGGTGTTTGGGTTGGTACTCACAGAGATCCAGCCAACTTGGTTGATACCATGCGTAGTTTAAGAAGACGAGGTGATATATCTCCTGAAGTTTCTATTATCAGGGACATCAGAGAAAAAGAGTTTAAGATCTTCACCGATGCTGGACGTGTTTACCGTCCGTTGTTCATTGTAGACGACGAGGCCGAGTCCGAAACCAAAGGtgacttgaagttgcagaagGAGCATGTCCACAACTTGTTGTCGTCTGAATACGACGAGTACGAAGACCCAGACAACGAAGGAGCCAGTTACACCTGGCTGTCATTGATTAATGATGGTGTTGTAGAGTATGtagatgctgaagaagaagaaaccattATGATAGCCATGACACCAGAGGACTTGGAAGCTTCCAAGAATGCTATTACTGAAACTCCAGATAAGTCTGTGCTCGAAGAGCAAGAGTTAGACCCAGCCAAGAGAATCAAGCCTACTTTCTCAGCTGCCACACATACATTCACCCATTGTGAGATCCATCCATCTATGATTTTGGGAGTGGCAGCTTCGATTATCCCCTTTCCAGATCATAACCAATCGCCTCGTAATACCTATCAATCTGCTATGGGTAAGCAAGCCATGGGTGTCTTTTTGACTAACTACTCTGTGAGAATGGATACTATGGCCAACATCTTGTACTATCCACAGAAACCTCTAGCTACCACTAGAGCCATGGAGCACTTGAAGTTTAGAGAGTTGCCTGCTGGGCAAAACGCCATTGTTGCCATTGCTTGTTACTCCGGTtacaatcaagaagattcagTGATTATGAACCAATCATCCATCGACAGAGGGTTATTCAGATCATTGTTCTTTAGAACGTATAtggatttggaaaagagGCAGGGTATGAAGGCATTGGAAACATTTGAAAAGCCTTCTCGTTCGGATACATTAAGGCTTAAGCACGGAACCTACGAGAAGTTGGATGACGATGGGTTGATTGCTCCTGGTGTCAGAGTCAGTGGTGAGGACATCATAATTGGTAAGACTACACCTATTCCTCCAGACACTGAGGAGTTGGGACAAAGAACACAATACCATACCAAGAGAGATGCTTCCACGCCTTTGAGAAGTACCGAGTCTGGTATCGTCGATCAGGTGTTGTTAACCACGAATGGTGATGGTGCAAAGTTTGTCAAGGTGAGAATGAGAACAACCAAGATTCCTCAGATCGGTGACAAGTTTGCTTCCAGACACGGACAGAAGGGTACTATTGGTGTTACCTATAGACACGAAGATATGCCGTTCACAGCCCAGGGGATTGTTCCCGATCTTATTATCAACCCCCATGCCATTCCCTCTCGTATGACGGTTGCGCATTTGATTGAATGTTTGCTTTCGAAGGTGTCGTCATTGTCTGGGCTCGAAGGTGATGCTTCTCCCTTTACCGATGTCACTGCTGAGGCTGTatccaagttgttgagagAACACGGCTACCAATCGAGAGGTTTCGAAGTCATGTACAACGGTCACACTGgtaagaagttgatggcACAAGTATTCTTTGGACCTACGTACTACCAGAGATTGAGACACATGGTCGATGACAAGATCCACGCCAGAGCCAGAGGACCAGTTCAAGTCCTTACCAGACAACCAGTAGAAGGTAGATCGAGAGATGGTGGTTTACGTTTCGgtgaaatggaaagagaTTGTATGATTGCCCATGGAGCTGCTGgattcttgaaggaaagaTTGATGGAGGCATCTGATGCCTTCAGAGTCCATGTCTGTGGTATGTGTGGTTTGATGACGGTTATTgccaatttgaagaagaaccaattCGAGTGTCGTTCGTGCAAGAACAAGACCAACATCTACCAGATTCATATTCCATATGctgccaagttgttgttccAGGAGTTGATGGCAATGAAtatttctccaagaatGTATACCGAAAGATCACAGAACAGCATTAGAGTTTGACAACAAACTGACGTTAATACCCTGGGGGTATGCATTATGTAATTTAAGAAAACTAAAATGGTTACTTTATATACGTTGTAATATAAAACAAAAGGAATTGATTGTAGAGCATTAATAAAACGATGTAAAAGAAACATTATTTACGTATTACAATAATTCTATTATATCTACATGCTAATGATTACCGAATAATATGTATATGAATACGATCTATGTACAATGAACACTTTGATGCTCAAAAGATTTTATATATTGCAATGCTGATAGAACAGCTCTAGGCTATCCCCTCTCTTTACTCTTTCAAGTACTTCTCTCTGATCTGGgcattttcagcttcttgCTTCCGCAAGGCTTCAGCCTTAGCAAGCATTTCTGGTGTTTCGTCAGCAAAGGcaatcaagttgtccaCGTACGGATGTTCGTGGCCATCGTAAACTTTCAATCTGTCCATTCTCACCAATCTTGCCTTATCTTTAGGAATCATACCCTTAACGGCTCTTCTCAAGATTTCTCCATAACCCTTGTTGGCTATCATTCTTTCCATAGGAATCAAGTTAAGCGAACCAGGGCGTGTTGTATGCGACCAGTAATGTCTGTCTTGCAATTTGTTACCCGTCACCTTCAAATGCTTGCAGTTTGTCACTACGACGTAGTCTCCATGGTCTCTGTTTGGTGAATAAGTAGGCTTGTGCTTGCCTTGTAAAGTTATAGCAATGCTGGCAGCCAAACGACCCAAGGTTCTAGGATCTGAGGCGGCATCGACATGGTGCCACACTCTGGTAAGAGCGGCAGCCGAAGTTCCTATTCTCTGAGACATAGTGTTTGAATATTGGCGGAGAACTACTTGTAGAAAGATCGTACTCtatggtgaaaaattaagaaaagtgaaaaattcgtAATGTCGCACAAGTTAAGTATCAACAAATGTCGTGAGACATTATTTACTGACTCTCTGATATAACTGCACAATACTAGTTTCAATTCCTATACTGAAtgctttcttctgcaatCTGAGTAGCTAAGTTGTTGCTATCACTAGTTGCTATTGTTTATCCTCTACTATAATAAGTTCTTATAGTACATTTATTCATCTGTAGTTGTTTGGTCTCCTTCGagtttttcgcagccatcCACTGCCACGATCAATAGTATCGCTGATTTAAGTAAAAAATAAACAAAAAGGTCCAATACCCATTGCCAAGTAGATGAAATCTAAGGAACACAGTCATAGGCACATGTCATCAAGCAATGGTGTTGACTATCCTATCTCTATCATCCCTTACTGTCACACTATCAAAAATAATGTCGGctcagtgaaaaatgtcgCGTGTCGCACTCGCAAACGTCGATAtgattttttcacttgttTCACGATAATCCCAAGTCCACCCCTCTTTCCAGCAGTTCTCCACAGCACAAATCGGCCTCGTTTCGTTGAGATTTCGCTGCTGGAACGTTCTATTTATTGTACATACCCCGTATCCATTTAGCCACTGTTCGAACGGACGACAATCGGCAGAATTCTTTTCCTAAATAttggatttttcattcaTCTGTAGTTGTCACATTTGAAGCAGAACAAGTCAACGAAACCAGACACAAAACATCACAACAGTCGCCAACGACATCCAGAAACTCACCATCTAGTCATCATACACTTCCCATATAGACCatgtttttcttgaaggaCTTGTCATTGAATTTGACGTTGCACCCCTCATATTTCGGGCCGCAGATGGACCAGTACTTGAGAGACAAGCTCTTGAGTGACGTGGAAGGCACCTGCACTGGTCAGTTTGGTTACATTGTATGTGTTTTGGATTGCATGAATATAGATGTAGGTAAAGGGAGGATTATCCCAGGCTCAGGTATGGCTGAGTTCGAAGTCAAGTACAGAGCCGTGGTGTGGAAACCGTTCAAAGGTGAAGTCGTAGATGCTGTAGTCACAACTGTCAACAAGATGGGGTTCTTTGCCGATGTCGGTCCCCTTTCTGTGTTTGTCAGTACCCACTTGATTCCCTCGGATATGAAGTTCAATCCTTCCGCCAACCCTCCAGCATATGTCAGTCCTGATGAAAACATCGAAAAGGGCTCGAGAGTCAGACTAAAGATCGTAGGTACCAGAACAGACGTCAACGAAATCTATGCCATCGGTAGCATCAAGGAAGACTACTTGGGCCCAAGTCCCATGTGAGTAACATGCTGAGAAAGAAATACAACACAATACAATACAATTAAAATCCTCTTTATTTCTGTACTATATCCTTTTCTATCTAAAAAGTTTACTATAATGCATTACTACGTATAGGTAATTTACATAAAGATACATCGACATTTGTTCGTAGGATCACATAAAAAGGTCTTCTGTTCATCAACCTATTGTCTACTATTAATTTATTGCTCCTTTACTTTTTGCctactcttcttcactgtcAGACAAGAGGGATATCACTTCCATCCCTGCCTTATGATCTACATTAGCAGCAGTCGGTGCTGAAGTAGACTTATTGGATTCAGTGTTTTTCTGTCTGAAAACTTCTGTGATGAAACCTTCAGGTACATTACGTGCAACCCCAGCATGTATCTGAGGCGGAACAGAACCATCGGAAACTCTTCTATTTCCGGGTTCTCTTGGACTCTCAATGGCAGTGAAGTTTCTGCTACCAATAGACAAATGTCTTGTTGAAACCGGTGAGTTAATGGTCATGTGTCCAATCTTGCCATTTATAGGTGATACTGGATCTGTGACGGTGACGTTGGAACTGATGGCATCTTGGTTCAATTCTATACCCAACAATCCAGTAATAcgctgcttcttcaaagctGGTGATTCTGATGCTGACGACGTTCTGTCTGCTACACGATCGAATACAGACTTTGAATACTGGACAGTTGGCATTGAAGCATACCTTTGCAAAGAAGGTGTAGGTGTAGGTGTTTGGCTTTGTGAAACTGTTGCAGCTTGTGACGAATGCAAAGGTTGTTCATAACGAGTAGATACTACAGATCTGCCAAATGACGGATCATGACGCTTCATGCTTTGCTTAAGTTGTTCTTCCAGTAGACGAGCGTGCCGGCTTTCAGGCTGAAGTTGCAGAATCTGTTGTTGAATCTGACTATgcagaagttgttgttgttcatGTCCTCTTCTAATATCTGGACTCAAAGATATCAGATACCCATGGTTTGAATTTGGAGCTATCAAACTGTTGCCTTTTTGTGATGGTGCCAAATTTGCATACGAAATACTTCGCATTCCCGATTCCAGTGATACACTGCCATAGTTGGTACTCAATGATGGACTAGCTGCAAATGGAGTCATACTCTTTATGTGTGCTTtaagttgttggaattcAGGCAAGTCTAAGACATGGGAGAAGACATTGCCCACACTCAACAGTTTTCTCAGATCAACTTCTACCACAAGACGACGAACCTGCTCCGACAAgatgtctttttcttgttgttgtctttcCTGAAGtgttttcaattgcaatcTATGCCTTTCAACAAGTGCCTGTCTTTGCACATCAAACTCgtgtctttttctttgacttcGATTCTTCTCCTGATCTTCCAAAGCTTTCCGGAAAATATCTGGATAACTAACTCTGCTTTCCTTCTCGGGGGAATTGAGAAGGGAGGCAGcaattttcatttcaagatttccCTTTTCTTGTAATTGTTCATCTTGTAACGCCACCAACTGATGTGTTTGAATACGAGACTGCTGCTCTAGTTGTGTCATCAAATCTTTAAGTTGCAATATCGCATTAGCAGATTCCTGTAAGTAGTCATTGTATGAAATAATATGTTCTCGGCTGTCTGCGCACTGTTGATTGCGCACATTCCGTACACCTTGAAGTTGCTGCTCAATTTCGATCATTCTTGCAACCAGATGTCTTAGTTTGTCTGCCAGAGGAGCTTCAGAATGAGAAGTTACACCTGGTCTAATCTTATCAATGCATAAATCCGGTGTAATAGTACTATTATCATTATTGACTTCCAATGCAGATAAAGGAGAAGTAGTTTTTGAATGTTGTACAATGTCCGCTCTGATTCCAGTTCCATTATTTGAAGGACTGGAGGCCATCGGCAAATTTTCAGTGGGTCGAAGAGTACTTTCAGCTGATCTACCAATAACTGCACTATGAATACCATTCTTGTCTTCCACACCATCTGCATGCAGAGTACTGGAGTTGATCGGAGATGGGAGAGACAAAATTACAGCGCTAGTATTTgcattcttcttggccGTGACTTCCTTTTGACTATCACCAATGAAAGTATCACCAGCCAAAGTTAATTCCTTGCCTGTTCCGTTGGTTTCACTAGCTTTCTGAGCAGTGgatgaagtagaagaagtaaCGTTTGCTGCAGTCGCAACGACATTTATACTTTTAGCTAGTGAGATATGCTGGCTCTTGAAAGACTCAGAGGTTACATGTGCAGAACGAACTTGCAGATCTATTGTGGTAGAAGGTCTTCCGGATGGTATCGTGTTAACAGGAAGCTCCTCAACTGATTTTTGGTTCTCAGAAGATCTTTCATTCAGAATGGTCATTCCAACAGCATGACTATGTTCCACAGCAGAATTGTTATTCTGACTAtgattttcaattgctgGTTGATCTTGAGTTTGTGAATTTTCAGTTGAAGAGGTATGTTCACTCTGATTTGAATTATTAGTAGAATTATCACTTactggaggaggaggaggaggaggtggtggtggtggtggtggtggatGTGACTTTTCTAATGAACTTTCAGAGCTTGACTTCTcagaggatgaagaagctgacACTTCGACGGTGGTCCTTTCAGAGGACatttcagaagatgaattttcagttcttgtcttcttaGAAGCAGAGATACTTGGGCTTGAAGCATTCTCACTCCGAGCCAGAATGGCTGGATTGCGAGCAGTTAGAATTCGCAAATTGTTATCCACGCGTATATTTGCCTCCTGTAGAGGTCTTTTACCAGTCGCTGGTTTGGGACGATAAATGGGTCTAttgttcaatcttgaaTGTGAGGTGATGAAAATGTTAG
Protein-coding regions in this window:
- the SIZ1 gene encoding hypothetical protein, with amino-acid sequence MSSDIARLTPTEFSDTIARLNQMKVAEIKDILRSLDFKLTGRRHEVIARIEDYFKHGIELQDPVRLLAVRVLILMRGEGRQLPIYKDLYRKISKGEFVPGQMNNFATMMSSSGRNVTRQNGNVNATNQNSNSSRSHSNHSGSDSNHNQYGVNESSPYRRHALYFADNPFYKLRRLIHGSPQPCFPQSGRGTCDIAFSLSDSESSLLASDSTIKAYVLCGVQANSSPASTDVAVHFPQPCELHVNGSQVQHFRGIKNKIGTSKPADITNHLRARPALNKIQFVYTRTTETFLLYVYIVQTVSIQEILQGILNRPMIHKNSTRDRIRAQNDDDDIVVSDISVTLRDPVSYTRMKYPVQSVYCDHTQCFDALIFLQSQAQIPTWSCPYCQRNVKVDDLAISEYFTDILNTVSADVEQVLIHSDGSWSLEGSATPAPRSNTPARSPSSSPRVVTKIEEDANSSIPPDVEIVSLDSESESESEIPLSNIPRRHHPQAISRDSSTSPIQRDDSPQISETTRPLALVNPPEATVQPQHVSMDVNDISGVGNSVPPVRTVPTASDVSVASGIAIGSIVTPASTSASQVPTAIAPSPPPPPPPPPPPPPPPPSSHLQETSASNYIATQLPLPSVLSQSQSTSSESPLVPPPLQPPREHPQSNIHKSHSHSNTPSASNHLVKLDSHPFKDKNVSATAFSSTIPSTTDDSHMEIDSDTPISSIHAPTQSSSHLSSQIPLHSTTNPTTQPLTEEPPHLSSTTPVKRPTGARSKPTPNIFITSHSRLNNRPIYRPKPATGKRPLQEANIRVDNNLRILTARNPAISARSENASSPSISASKKTRTENSSSEMSSERTTVEVSASSSSEKSSSESSLEKSHPPPPPPPPPPPPPPVSDNSTNNSNQSEHTSSTENSQTQDQPAIENHSQNNNSAVEHSHAVGMTISNERSSENQKSVEELPVNTIPSGRPSTTIDSQVRSAHVTSESFKSQHISLAKSINVVATAANVTSSTSSTAQKASETNGTGKELTLAGDTFIGDSQKEVTAKKNANTSAVILSLPSPINSSTSHADGVEDKNGIHSAVIGRSAESTLRPTENLPMASSPSNNGTGIRADIVQHSKTTSPLSALEVNNDNSTITPDLCIDKIRPGVTSHSEAPSADKLRHSVARMIEIEQQLQGVRNVRNQQCADSREHIISYNDYLQESANAILQLKDLMTQLEQQSRIQTHQLVALQDEQLQEKGNLEMKIAASLLNSPEKESRVSYPDIFRKALEDQEKNRSQRKRHEFDVQRQALVERHRLQLKTLQERQQQEKDILSEQVRRLVVEVDSRKSLSVGNVFSHVLDLPEFQQLKAHIKSMTPFAASPSLSTNYGSVSSESGMRSISYANLAPSQKGNSLIAPNSNHGYSISLSPDIRRGHEQQQLSHSQIQQQISQLQPESRHARLSEEQLKQSMKRHDPSFGRSVVSTRYEQPLHSSQAATVSQSQTPTPTPSLQRYASMPTVQYSKSVFDRVADRTSSASESPALKKQRITGLLGIELNQDAISSNVTVTDPVSPINGKIGHMTINSPVSTRHLSIGSRNFTAIESPREPGNRRVSDGSVPPQIHAGVARNVPEGFITEVFRQKNTESNKSTSAPTAANVDHKAGMEVISLLSDSEEE